The sequence TGAAACCCCGGAAAACGGACCTGGTTGCGAAAAAACTTCAGTCTTTGGCAAAAGTTTCGCTGATTCTCGGTCGCAGGTTCCCCGGAAAATCGGAATCTGGGCAAGTGGCAGGGAATTTGCTGTCGCAAGAACGTGCAATTCGGTAATTCTGCGTCCCAAAAATTTGGCGGGCTCAACTTTCGGGGGTAATTTTAAATAGAGGATTGGCACCATCTCCCTCCGGGGCCCGAAATTCAGTTTGACGCATTTTCGGAACCCAAATATCCTTAGGGGGTGGGAAGGGATCGACCAGGACGGAAGAAACCCGCAGACTCGCTTGTGCGAGCCGTGTTTGATTCCTGGAATGTTGAACCCCGATGCTTCTCCTCTCGCCTTTCATCTGTCGCAGATGGACCGAACTATAGTGAGCCGTCAGGCTCCCGCATGACGCCCGAGAACCGGATCTTGCGGAACGGAGATTCAACGAGTGAGGAAACTGATGATGAAGCAACCCTTGTTAATGACCGCGGCTGTGGCCGCCCTGTCGTTGTGTACCCAGCTGACTGCTTACGGTCAGAGCACTGAGTGGGCGCTCAAGATGTTCGAAGAGCAGTCCCACGATTTCGGTGTCGTCGCCCGCGGCAGCGATGTTCGGCATCGCCTGAAGCTGACCAACATCTATGAAGAAACCGTCCACATCGCCGATGTGAAGACGTCCTGTGGCTGCACGGCCGCCAAGCCGTCGCAGGATACGCTGAAGTCGCTCGAAACCGCTTACATCGAAGTGGTGATGGACACCCGCAAATTCACCCGTCAGAAGGACTCGGCGATTATCGTCACCATCGACTCGCCTCAGCGGGCCGAAGTGAGGATTCCCATCTCGGCTTACATTCGCACCGACGTCGTCACCGAACCGGGTTCGGTCAACTTCGGAAGCGTGGACAAAGGCGAGACGGTCGAACGCGTTATTGACCTTTCGTATGCGGGTCGCGGCGACTGGCAGATCCAGAGTATTGAGAATCTGCCGCCGTATCTCACCGCCCAGCTGCAGGAAGTATCTCGTTCGGCACAGAGCGTGGCCTACAAGGTGAAAGTCATTCTGGAGCCCTCCGCTCCGGTTGGTCCGTTCCGTGGGCAGATCAACCTGATTACTGATGACGCGTCGAATCCTCGCGTTCCGCTGCTCGTGGAAGGGGAAATCATTTCCGACATCGTCGTCAATCCGGATATCGTTTCGCTGGGGATGCTGACTCCGGGTGAGCAGAAGACGATGAACGTCGTTATCCGCGGGAAACGCCCTTTCAAGATTTCGAAGATCGAATGTGAATCCGATCTGAACGCGTTCGAGGTTCGCCTGCCGGAAGAAGAGAAGGCCG is a genomic window of Rubinisphaera margarita containing:
- a CDS encoding DUF1573 domain-containing protein → MKQPLLMTAAVAALSLCTQLTAYGQSTEWALKMFEEQSHDFGVVARGSDVRHRLKLTNIYEETVHIADVKTSCGCTAAKPSQDTLKSLETAYIEVVMDTRKFTRQKDSAIIVTIDSPQRAEVRIPISAYIRTDVVTEPGSVNFGSVDKGETVERVIDLSYAGRGDWQIQSIENLPPYLTAQLQEVSRSAQSVAYKVKVILEPSAPVGPFRGQINLITDDASNPRVPLLVEGEIISDIVVNPDIVSLGMLTPGEQKTMNVVIRGKRPFKISKIECESDLNAFEVRLPEEEKAVHVVPLTISTPNGIGTIVEQFNVTIDGRDEPVTFKAFCKVVAGS